A genomic segment from Campylobacter concisus encodes:
- a CDS encoding MoaD/ThiS family protein, producing MIEIEFLGPIGLENIKVEAKNLGEVKEALSDKEELKKWLNICAVAVNDEIVSDINFALNEGDKISILPPVCGG from the coding sequence GTGATAGAGATCGAATTTCTTGGGCCTATCGGGCTTGAAAATATAAAAGTAGAAGCAAAAAATTTAGGTGAAGTAAAAGAGGCTTTAAGCGATAAAGAAGAGCTTAAAAAATGGCTAAATATCTGTGCAGTTGCCGTAAATGACGAGATCGTAAGCGATATAAATTTTGCTCTAAACGAGGGTGACAAAATTTCTATATTACCGCCAGTTTGTGGGGGCTAA
- a CDS encoding molybdopterin synthase catalytic subunit, translating to MQIYNGSLDVQSITNEWYERFKDKNCGALITFVGIVREEGGISALSFDIYEPILKKWLEAWEERAKKENAYVLFAHSKGDVAVHTSSYVAGVVSPQRKVALRLINEFVEDFKANAPIWKYDVINGERIYAKERSQAINGAGILA from the coding sequence ATGCAAATTTACAATGGAAGCTTGGATGTTCAAAGCATCACAAACGAGTGGTATGAACGCTTTAAGGATAAAAACTGCGGTGCACTCATCACTTTTGTTGGGATCGTAAGAGAAGAAGGTGGTATTTCGGCGCTTAGCTTTGATATCTATGAGCCGATCCTTAAAAAATGGCTAGAAGCTTGGGAAGAGCGAGCCAAAAAAGAAAATGCCTACGTGCTCTTTGCTCACTCAAAAGGCGACGTGGCGGTGCATACGAGCTCTTATGTAGCAGGCGTTGTGAGCCCTCAAAGAAAGGTCGCGCTAAGGCTTATAAACGAGTTTGTCGAGGACTTTAAGGCCAATGCGCCGATCTGGAAATACGATGTAATAAATGGCGAGAGAATTTATGCAAAAGAGCGCAGCCAAGCGATAAATGGTGCTGGAATTTTAGCTTAA
- the nspC gene encoding carboxynorspermidine decarboxylase — MNEILKSIKTPAYVCEEAKVRKNLELLKYVKEQSGAKILVALKGFAFSGVMDMVGSYLDGATCSGLHEAKFASEYVKGEIHTYSPAFKEEDFDEILKISKHITFNSFAQWKKFKGIALQNGIICGLRINPEVSLAPTDSYNPCGKFSRLGITRANFKSELLDGISGLHFHALCEESASSLQVVLEALEEKFGEFIPKMKWINMGGGHHITRADYDVELLINIIRRFREKYGVEVYLEPGEAVGWQTGFLISSVLDIVHNEKDIAILDTSAEAHMPDTVLMPYRPAVRGESKNGKFAYRFGGNTCLAGDIVGLEADDAEYKFDSELKIGDRVIFEDQIHYTIVKNTTFNGIKLPNLVLLKENGEIKMIREFGYEEYKRRN, encoded by the coding sequence ATGAACGAAATTTTAAAAAGTATAAAAACCCCAGCCTACGTCTGCGAAGAGGCAAAAGTACGTAAAAATTTAGAGCTTTTAAAATATGTCAAAGAGCAAAGCGGAGCTAAAATTTTAGTAGCACTTAAGGGCTTTGCATTTAGCGGAGTGATGGATATGGTTGGCTCTTATCTTGACGGTGCGACTTGTAGTGGGCTTCATGAGGCAAAATTTGCAAGTGAATACGTAAAAGGCGAGATCCACACGTATAGCCCAGCGTTTAAAGAGGAGGATTTTGATGAAATTTTAAAAATTTCAAAGCACATTACATTTAACTCTTTTGCGCAGTGGAAAAAATTCAAGGGTATTGCCCTGCAAAACGGCATTATCTGCGGTCTGCGCATAAATCCAGAGGTCTCGCTAGCCCCAACTGACAGTTACAATCCATGCGGTAAATTTAGCAGGCTTGGCATTACAAGGGCAAATTTTAAGTCTGAGCTTCTTGATGGTATTAGTGGGCTTCATTTTCACGCACTTTGCGAGGAGAGTGCGAGCAGCTTGCAGGTCGTGCTGGAGGCGCTTGAGGAGAAATTTGGCGAGTTTATACCAAAGATGAAGTGGATAAATATGGGCGGAGGACATCACATCACGAGGGCTGATTACGATGTGGAGCTGCTTATAAATATCATTAGGCGCTTTCGCGAGAAATATGGCGTAGAGGTCTATCTGGAGCCTGGTGAGGCTGTGGGCTGGCAGACTGGCTTTTTGATAAGTAGTGTGCTTGACATCGTGCACAACGAGAAAGATATCGCCATACTTGACACATCAGCCGAGGCGCACATGCCCGATACTGTGCTTATGCCTTACCGTCCAGCCGTTAGAGGCGAGAGTAAAAATGGCAAATTTGCTTATAGATTTGGCGGGAATACCTGCTTAGCTGGCGATATAGTGGGTCTTGAAGCGGACGATGCGGAGTATAAATTTGATAGTGAGCTAAAAATCGGCGACCGCGTCATCTTTGAAGATCAGATTCACTACACCATCGTGAAAAACACGACATTTAATGGCATTAAGTTGCCTAATTTAGTGCTTTTAAAAGAAAATGGTGAGATAAAGATGATCCGTGAATTCGGATATGAAGAGTATAAACGCAGAAATTAA
- the yedF gene encoding sulfurtransferase-like selenium metabolism protein YedF, translated as MTTIDCRNLECPKPVIMAKNALDSLSEGESLEILVNALAPKENISRFLKNQNINFSLESNGNETKILATKGKNALELTNFDEFVCDITPKNEKVLYLNEERAGSGEVGINLLSKFLGAFLQVEKKPKIIICVNNAVKMTTNRSHPSFKPLKDLEAAGVKILSCGSCLEAYKLVSDLAIGEISNAYEIIDILSTHEQIKL; from the coding sequence ATGACAACAATTGATTGTAGAAATTTAGAGTGTCCAAAACCAGTCATAATGGCAAAAAATGCACTTGATAGTTTAAGTGAAGGCGAAAGTTTAGAAATTTTGGTAAATGCACTAGCCCCAAAAGAAAATATTTCAAGATTTTTAAAAAATCAAAATATAAACTTTAGCCTCGAAAGCAATGGCAACGAAACTAAAATTTTAGCTACAAAAGGCAAAAATGCGCTTGAGCTTACAAATTTTGACGAATTTGTCTGCGATATCACACCAAAAAATGAAAAAGTACTCTATCTGAATGAAGAGCGCGCGGGAAGTGGCGAAGTAGGAATAAATTTACTATCAAAATTCTTAGGAGCATTTCTTCAAGTTGAGAAAAAACCAAAGATAATAATCTGCGTAAATAACGCTGTAAAGATGACTACAAACCGCTCACACCCAAGCTTTAAGCCGCTTAAAGATCTTGAAGCTGCTGGTGTTAAAATTTTAAGCTGCGGAAGCTGTTTGGAGGCTTATAAGCTAGTAAGCGATCTTGCGATTGGCGAAATTTCAAATGCTTATGAGATCATCGACATACTCTCAACTCACGAGCAAATCAAATTATGA
- a CDS encoding formate dehydrogenase subunit gamma: MTRILTLLFTLFVTAMATQGPTGVNQYNSAIWAAERIENIKPYEQGLGPIFTFIQGNDYFAIAALSIILAVIGAFALHFLIIGPKHFSHDGKKVFAFSLIIRIAHGLAAISWIILVPTGIIIMWGAELGGGTFVRFCRYLHDTATVIFAVSVLPMLFTWTKRMLPAIYDIRWMMIVGGYLSKKKRPVPAGKFNAGQKAWYWIAIPGGIVMIITGAIMYFTDFKEPAVASWFGLTQIDLLRYSVIIHNCLGIACAVFFLVHIYMAAIAIHGAIWSMITGYKEEEEVYVLHHYWYQELVRENKIPVSDYEKSYTNLK, encoded by the coding sequence ATGACGAGAATTCTTACTCTGCTTTTTACATTATTTGTAACAGCAATGGCAACTCAAGGACCAACTGGCGTCAATCAATATAATAGTGCCATTTGGGCGGCTGAAAGGATAGAAAATATCAAGCCATACGAACAAGGTTTGGGGCCGATATTTACTTTTATCCAAGGTAATGATTACTTCGCAATAGCAGCACTTTCTATCATTTTGGCTGTTATTGGAGCATTTGCATTACACTTTTTAATCATTGGACCAAAACATTTTAGTCATGATGGTAAAAAGGTGTTTGCTTTTTCATTGATCATACGTATAGCTCATGGTTTGGCGGCGATCTCATGGATCATTTTAGTGCCAACTGGTATCATCATTATGTGGGGTGCGGAGCTTGGCGGTGGAACATTTGTGCGTTTCTGTAGATACTTGCACGATACAGCAACTGTGATCTTTGCTGTTTCTGTGCTTCCTATGTTATTTACTTGGACAAAGAGAATGCTTCCAGCAATTTATGATATCAGATGGATGATGATAGTTGGTGGCTATTTATCAAAGAAAAAGAGACCTGTTCCAGCTGGTAAATTTAATGCTGGTCAAAAAGCATGGTACTGGATCGCTATCCCTGGTGGTATCGTTATGATAATTACTGGCGCGATTATGTATTTTACGGACTTCAAAGAGCCAGCGGTTGCTTCTTGGTTTGGTCTTACACAAATTGATCTTTTAAGATACAGTGTAATTATCCATAATTGTCTTGGCATTGCATGTGCAGTATTTTTCTTAGTTCATATTTATATGGCAGCTATTGCTATTCATGGTGCTATTTGGTCGATGATTACTGGATATAAAGAGGAAGAAGAAGTTTATGTTCTTCACCACTACTGGTATCAAGAGCTCGTTAGAGAGAATAAAATTCCAGTATCTGATTATGAAAAGTCTTATACAAATTTAAAATAA
- a CDS encoding ABC transporter substrate-binding protein, giving the protein MLDRRKFLGLSTALGVSAFAPNLFAKESFTMWGAPAIPSVIMAVAALQGELNKTYDVSLNIWKTPDQLRAGVASGDIKVTMSPSNVAANLRNQGLDFAMLNLLTLGVMNAMVKDEKIKNLEDFVGKKLIMPFRGDMPDLVLRALCKKRGIDVSKIDITYTATPPEALLLFLQKDFDILIVPQPLGEATILRGKKAGVSVHYSVDFPKIWGESFGTKPIIPMAGIIVERGFYEKNLSLFDTLHSDLKNALSWILENKQSAAKIGSSYLPAPEVALANAFDKANLTVTKANELQNEIMAFFEEIYQFNPKFLGGKMPDKGLFL; this is encoded by the coding sequence ATGTTAGATAGAAGAAAATTCTTAGGACTTAGCACGGCTTTAGGCGTTAGCGCATTTGCACCAAATTTATTTGCAAAAGAGAGCTTTACTATGTGGGGCGCACCAGCGATCCCAAGCGTTATCATGGCGGTTGCTGCGCTGCAAGGCGAGTTAAATAAAACTTACGATGTAAGCCTAAATATCTGGAAAACACCAGATCAGCTTCGTGCAGGCGTCGCTAGTGGAGATATTAAAGTCACAATGTCGCCTTCAAATGTCGCTGCAAATTTAAGAAATCAAGGGCTTGATTTTGCGATGTTAAATTTACTAACACTTGGCGTTATGAACGCTATGGTTAAGGATGAAAAGATCAAAAATTTAGAGGATTTTGTAGGCAAAAAGCTTATCATGCCATTTAGAGGCGACATGCCTGATCTTGTCCTAAGAGCGCTTTGCAAGAAGAGAGGCATAGACGTTAGCAAAATAGACATCACCTACACAGCAACGCCACCTGAGGCTTTGCTTTTATTTTTACAAAAAGATTTTGACATTTTAATAGTTCCACAACCTCTTGGCGAAGCGACTATTTTGCGCGGTAAAAAAGCAGGCGTTAGCGTGCATTACTCAGTTGATTTTCCAAAAATTTGGGGCGAGAGCTTTGGTACAAAACCGATAATCCCAATGGCTGGCATTATCGTAGAAAGAGGCTTTTACGAGAAAAACTTAAGTCTATTTGACACGCTTCATAGCGATCTTAAAAATGCACTTTCATGGATACTTGAAAACAAACAAAGTGCAGCAAAGATAGGCTCAAGCTACTTGCCAGCTCCAGAAGTAGCACTTGCAAATGCTTTTGATAAGGCAAATTTAACAGTAACAAAAGCAAATGAACTACAAAATGAGATCATGGCATTTTTTGAAGAAATTTATCAGTTTAATCCAAAATTTCTAGGCGGCAAGATGCCAGATAAAGGTCTATTTTTATGA
- a CDS encoding TonB-dependent receptor domain-containing protein, translating to MRSILSLAVLSSLLLANEANLDIIKPIREFAPPPVITPNVAQSAFVENQFDRTQRGEYPFVTNLLDNSADMFHISAGMYGKSFYNSSLFKYRGANFYTILNANFTKANNYKDGSGKRWDYGYNRQGQSAILGFVPNDLSELRLTFLRDNIDKDKQPEHVMDAFKTTRKVGKLNIRLGEEDLSNTLNFEFILKKVERKADNFHLRDATPNVKVDLKRNIFEANLKYDVDFSSFHNQIGAGFEKDKHDGKRYMKQGNNWVFNGYRFANVRNDKFMLFDTLAYKFNEANEASLALRYEEQKSKLNGLDTKYSAPNLDISTTRGLLRQIYGEDVSDKIKKDAFSASLKYKFTPNDKDSYFAKLESLSRLPSNMERFNTLYGAGDNGWIANPNLEPERHNRAVLGFKFGSEFYKEYLNSLQSKDAFSFGGHFIADSVKNLIIFDRRHSKAAMPLINKNAVISRNVDATLYSVNFNTEYSFARHFGLKSSLYYNYGQNKTNGRPLYQIRPFEANFAFDYKDYASFGSYNLGTALRLVSKQTRGDFSKQNGLGIDKKEAAKGFGLLDLYGGIEFKNKVGIRFGVANLFDKDYAEFISGDHVAALDPVVVHAPGRTFFISFHSSF from the coding sequence ATGAGGTCCATTTTAAGCCTAGCAGTTCTTTCATCACTGCTTCTAGCAAATGAAGCAAATTTAGACATTATAAAGCCTATTAGAGAATTTGCTCCGCCACCAGTCATTACGCCAAACGTTGCACAAAGTGCCTTTGTGGAAAATCAATTTGACCGCACTCAAAGAGGCGAATACCCATTTGTTACAAATTTGCTTGATAACTCAGCTGATATGTTTCATATCTCAGCTGGAATGTATGGCAAAAGCTTTTACAATTCATCGCTTTTTAAATATCGCGGCGCAAATTTTTATACCATTTTAAATGCAAATTTCACCAAAGCAAATAATTATAAAGATGGAAGTGGCAAAAGATGGGACTATGGCTACAATAGGCAAGGTCAAAGCGCTATCTTAGGCTTCGTGCCAAATGATCTTAGCGAGCTTAGGCTTACGTTTTTAAGGGATAATATCGATAAAGACAAGCAACCAGAGCACGTGATGGATGCCTTTAAAACGACAAGAAAAGTCGGCAAGCTAAATATTAGATTAGGCGAGGAAGATCTTTCAAATACGCTAAATTTCGAATTTATCCTAAAAAAAGTTGAGCGAAAAGCTGATAATTTTCATCTAAGAGATGCTACTCCAAATGTAAAAGTGGATTTAAAGAGGAATATATTTGAGGCAAATTTAAAGTATGATGTTGATTTTTCAAGCTTTCACAATCAAATAGGCGCTGGCTTTGAAAAAGATAAACATGACGGCAAAAGATACATGAAGCAAGGCAACAACTGGGTCTTTAACGGATACAGATTTGCTAATGTTAGAAATGATAAATTTATGCTCTTTGATACACTTGCTTATAAATTTAATGAAGCAAACGAAGCCTCTCTTGCCTTAAGATATGAGGAGCAAAAAAGTAAGCTTAATGGACTTGATACTAAATATTCTGCACCAAATCTAGACATTAGCACGACTCGCGGACTACTTCGCCAAATTTATGGTGAGGACGTAAGCGATAAGATCAAAAAAGACGCTTTTAGTGCAAGTTTAAAATATAAATTTACACCAAACGACAAGGATAGCTACTTTGCAAAACTTGAGAGTTTATCTCGCTTGCCAAGCAATATGGAGCGTTTTAATACACTTTATGGTGCAGGCGATAACGGCTGGATAGCAAATCCGAATTTAGAGCCAGAAAGACACAATAGAGCGGTTCTTGGCTTTAAATTTGGTAGCGAGTTTTATAAAGAATACCTAAACTCGCTTCAAAGCAAAGATGCATTTAGCTTTGGAGGACATTTCATCGCTGATAGCGTTAAAAATTTGATCATTTTTGATAGACGCCACTCAAAGGCTGCGATGCCACTAATAAATAAAAATGCTGTCATCTCAAGAAACGTTGATGCAACGCTTTATAGTGTAAATTTCAATACAGAATATAGCTTTGCAAGGCACTTTGGCTTAAAAAGCTCACTTTACTACAACTACGGACAAAATAAAACCAATGGCAGGCCACTTTATCAGATAAGGCCTTTTGAGGCAAATTTTGCATTTGACTACAAAGACTATGCAAGCTTTGGTAGCTATAATCTTGGCACTGCACTAAGACTAGTTTCAAAGCAAACTAGAGGCGATTTTAGCAAGCAAAATGGTCTAGGTATCGACAAAAAAGAGGCCGCAAAAGGATTTGGTTTGCTTGATCTTTATGGTGGCATAGAGTTTAAAAATAAAGTTGGCATAAGATTTGGCGTAGCAAATTTATTTGACAAAGATTATGCAGAATTTATCAGCGGTGATCACGTAGCAGCACTTGATCCGGTAGTCGTTCATGCCCCTGGCAGGACATTTTTCATTAGCTTTCACAGCAGTTTTTAA
- a CDS encoding molybdate transport repressor gives MITKESKKDVFWALAFGLGLFAFSIVGYFYLALGAVSLFGIIIGALSAFFCVRKIFQNNFLRIEDDGFIITKGSKSIKFYFKDIEEIAIKSFGDKKKVETLSVKFKKNRLDRDACFGLVQPLGDDLIIIFDKYELSKFTISKELRDRLNNFRA, from the coding sequence ATGATAACAAAAGAGAGTAAAAAAGATGTTTTTTGGGCGCTTGCGTTTGGGCTTGGGCTTTTTGCCTTTAGCATCGTTGGCTACTTTTATCTAGCTCTTGGTGCAGTGTCTCTCTTTGGCATCATCATTGGCGCTCTCTCAGCGTTCTTTTGTGTTAGAAAAATTTTTCAAAACAACTTTTTACGTATTGAAGATGATGGATTTATCATTACAAAAGGCTCAAAAAGCATAAAATTTTACTTTAAGGATATCGAAGAGATCGCCATTAAGAGCTTTGGTGATAAGAAAAAAGTTGAAACATTAAGCGTAAAATTTAAGAAAAACCGTCTTGATAGAGATGCTTGCTTTGGATTAGTGCAACCACTAGGTGATGATTTGATCATCATTTTTGATAAATATGAACTCTCAAAATTTACCATTTCAAAAGAGCTAAGAGATAGGCTTAATAATTTTAGAGCCTAA